A DNA window from Oculatellaceae cyanobacterium contains the following coding sequences:
- a CDS encoding SPFH domain-containing protein, giving the protein MQSTSGFGGACRPLNSSTLSKHDNFQNGQKFIDAEGCRGLQEQVVLSGSWNLNPWFVQIEQVPLTEIPIGYVGVVISFVGRSNQDVTGDSFTHGSLVKAGDKGVWVTPLYPGSHPLNTRTMKVELVPTTNIVLNFTARFSGEHGYDAKLVALKLLSVDGFTFEIEVFQIIHVGAEEAPKVISRLGSMQNLVDHVLRPIVGNYFRNSAQEYTILDFLIARSERQAEAAEYIRTALRAYDVQAVDTLIGLITPPPELMYTLTERKIAEEQQKTYQVQRVAQMQRQELLRETAVAEIQQEVVTAEQGVNIAELQATAKVKQASGEAEAIRLTGEAKADAYRAGVQALGEQGYTALQMMQIVGDNQVRVVPDVAVSGSGNGAGLVDGLMGMLLWNQGSQKLSDHTSNNLKDSISLASLTPSLHLENGNDTTDAVDHNSTKS; this is encoded by the coding sequence GTGCAAAGCACATCAGGCTTTGGGGGCGCTTGTCGCCCCCTGAACAGCAGTACTCTCAGCAAGCATGATAACTTCCAGAATGGACAAAAGTTTATTGATGCAGAAGGCTGTCGCGGCTTACAAGAACAAGTAGTTTTATCCGGTTCGTGGAACTTAAACCCTTGGTTTGTGCAAATCGAGCAAGTCCCCCTCACAGAAATTCCCATTGGTTATGTTGGGGTAGTAATTTCCTTTGTAGGGAGATCAAATCAAGATGTTACCGGAGATTCTTTTACTCATGGGAGTTTAGTCAAAGCTGGTGATAAAGGTGTATGGGTAACACCTCTTTATCCAGGTTCTCATCCCCTCAACACCAGAACAATGAAAGTAGAATTAGTACCCACGACTAATATTGTGCTGAACTTCACAGCTAGATTTAGTGGAGAGCATGGCTATGATGCTAAATTAGTCGCGTTGAAATTACTTTCTGTTGATGGATTTACCTTTGAGATAGAAGTTTTCCAAATTATTCACGTTGGCGCTGAGGAAGCTCCGAAAGTAATTTCTCGCTTAGGTTCCATGCAGAACTTAGTCGATCATGTGTTACGTCCCATCGTAGGTAATTATTTCCGTAACTCGGCTCAAGAATATACCATTTTAGACTTCTTAATTGCTCGTAGTGAACGACAAGCAGAAGCAGCAGAATATATTCGCACAGCTTTACGCGCTTATGATGTACAAGCAGTGGATACGCTGATTGGTTTAATTACCCCACCACCAGAATTAATGTACACTCTGACTGAGCGTAAAATTGCTGAAGAACAGCAGAAAACTTATCAAGTGCAGCGTGTGGCTCAAATGCAACGACAAGAATTATTGCGTGAAACTGCTGTAGCAGAAATCCAGCAAGAAGTTGTCACCGCAGAGCAAGGGGTAAATATTGCCGAATTACAAGCAACTGCTAAAGTCAAGCAAGCGTCGGGTGAAGCTGAAGCAATTCGTTTGACGGGTGAAGCGAAAGCAGATGCCTACCGTGCAGGGGTGCAAGCATTGGGTGAACAAGGATATACAGCCTTACAAATGATGCAAATTGTGGGAGATAATCAAGTGCGTGTTGTTCCCGATGTTGCTGTTAGTGGTAGTGGTAATGGTGCAGGCTTAGTAGATGGATTGATGGGAATGTTGTTGTGGAATCAGGGAAGTCAAAAATTGTCTGACCATACATCCAATAATTTGAAAGACAGCATTTCACTAGCGTCATTAACCCCATCATTACATCTAGAAAATGGTAATGATACTACTGATGCAGTTGATCATAATTCGACTAAATCTTAA
- a CDS encoding WD40 repeat domain-containing serine/threonine-protein kinase, translating to MLLNNCYHIKSQLSQGNRGSTLLAVNTNHSPPTLCVIKQLENVLPHELLGIIQTLQAVGNHPQIPSLLDHFEKAGKFYVVQEFVNGIDCKKTLQLDGCFSASKVCQLLKNILPILKFIHAHNVIHGDIKPRNFIEGTLDKSLGTEKQLVLVDANCFSIINNTSHSNFEYAAPEQIQGEAVFASDLYSLGLSCIQLLTDLHPFDLIDGCDSASAEESVSSLNWHHYWLSDETTKDIRPPLIELLNQLVAPRLSQRLQSVDAVIHQMQLLGLGSQLQQRSNQLDISSNKQKQLTKIPTQNWRCVATLTGHSGLFATVNTVAISPDGKLVASGSDDQTILIWDLVTKKQVATLRGHKKSVRTIAFSLTGKLLVSGSSDRTIKLWNLDHYQEIFTFQGHQQAVNSVLFTPDGTKIISGSADKTIKLWDVNTTEVIATLKSHHLAVRDIAYEATSNKLASASLDRTAKIWDLNDNYELIQTLPYHAWAVKAIAISPNGKILATGSDDNTIGIWDLATHNLLRTINGHSWSVSSLVFQSNSELISGSWDKNVKIWQVNTGDLQAVLTGHTDSVCAVASSFEQEVIVSASKDKTIKIWQK from the coding sequence GTGTTACTAAACAACTGTTATCACATTAAAAGCCAGTTAAGCCAGGGAAATAGGGGGAGTACGCTGTTAGCAGTTAATACTAATCATTCTCCCCCTACACTCTGTGTAATTAAGCAACTAGAAAATGTATTGCCGCATGAGCTACTAGGAATTATTCAGACGCTCCAAGCTGTAGGTAATCATCCTCAAATTCCGAGTTTGTTGGATCATTTTGAAAAAGCAGGTAAATTTTATGTGGTGCAAGAGTTCGTTAACGGCATTGATTGCAAAAAAACGTTGCAATTAGATGGTTGTTTTAGTGCTAGTAAAGTTTGTCAATTATTAAAAAATATTTTACCTATCCTCAAGTTTATTCATGCTCATAATGTGATTCATGGAGATATTAAACCTAGGAATTTCATTGAAGGCACTCTGGATAAATCATTAGGTACAGAAAAACAATTAGTTTTAGTTGATGCTAACTGTTTTTCAATTATTAATAATACCTCCCACAGCAATTTTGAATATGCTGCGCCAGAACAAATTCAAGGTGAGGCTGTTTTTGCCAGTGATTTATATAGTTTAGGCTTAAGTTGTATTCAATTGCTGACTGATTTACATCCTTTTGATTTGATAGACGGGTGCGATAGCGCCAGCGCTGAGGAGTCAGTTAGCTCTTTAAATTGGCATCACTATTGGTTGTCTGATGAGACAACAAAAGATATTAGACCGCCACTAATTGAACTGCTCAATCAATTAGTTGCACCACGTTTAAGCCAAAGGTTGCAATCAGTTGATGCAGTTATTCATCAGATGCAATTATTGGGGCTTGGTAGCCAGTTGCAACAACGCTCTAATCAATTAGATATTTCTTCTAATAAACAAAAACAACTAACCAAAATTCCTACTCAAAACTGGCGTTGTGTTGCTACTTTAACTGGTCATTCTGGGTTATTTGCCACAGTTAATACAGTTGCTATTAGCCCTGATGGGAAGTTGGTTGCTAGTGGAAGTGATGACCAAACTATTTTAATTTGGGACTTGGTAACAAAAAAACAAGTTGCCACTTTGAGAGGACATAAAAAGAGTGTGCGTACAATTGCTTTTAGTTTAACTGGTAAACTATTGGTAAGTGGTAGTAGCGATCGCACTATTAAGTTATGGAATTTAGATCATTACCAAGAAATCTTCACATTTCAAGGACACCAGCAAGCAGTAAATTCTGTGTTGTTTACTCCCGATGGTACTAAAATTATTAGTGGTAGTGCTGATAAAACTATTAAATTATGGGATGTTAATACCACCGAAGTGATTGCCACTTTAAAAAGTCATCATTTGGCTGTTAGAGATATTGCTTATGAGGCGACAAGTAATAAACTAGCTAGTGCTAGCTTAGACCGTACAGCTAAAATTTGGGATTTGAATGATAATTATGAATTAATCCAAACCTTACCTTACCATGCTTGGGCAGTGAAGGCGATCGCCATCAGTCCCAATGGTAAGATTTTAGCAACTGGTAGTGATGATAATACTATTGGAATTTGGGATTTAGCTACTCATAATCTGTTACGTACTATTAATGGTCATTCTTGGTCGGTCTCTAGTTTAGTATTTCAGTCTAATAGCGAATTAATTAGTGGTAGTTGGGACAAAAATGTTAAAATTTGGCAGGTTAATACAGGAGATTTACAAGCTGTATTGACAGGACATACTGATTCGGTTTGTGCTGTCGCTAGTAGTTTTGAGCAAGAAGTTATTGTGAGTGCAAGTAAAGATAAAACTATCAAAATTTGGCAAAAATAA
- a CDS encoding LysR family transcriptional regulator: protein MILRRKYNFELQHLRYFIAVAEKENCNISEVAQELHMAQSNLSQQIKDLEKKLGNITLFERKKRPLRLTEAGQEFLKEARLILAQVDRAIETATLASQGQIGQLIVGFNSSVSNSVLPDILIAFRTRFPNVKLVLQERTAYSLIKGLETQQIDIGLMHWSALNHQDIGLCVEPIKEESLVLVLPSSHPLAAQTEISLQSLANESFILPPSHMSYSLHQQIVSLCQQIGFIPKVTQEATLMLTILNLVAGGIGISLLPANVQTIERKGVVYRTIQEQTPMLKIVAAWRSDNLSIVLSEFLAACRLIQHGI, encoded by the coding sequence ATGATACTCCGACGCAAATATAACTTTGAATTACAACACTTACGTTACTTTATCGCTGTGGCTGAGAAAGAAAACTGTAACATTAGCGAAGTGGCCCAAGAATTGCATATGGCTCAGTCTAACCTCAGCCAGCAAATCAAAGATTTAGAAAAAAAGTTAGGTAATATTACTCTGTTTGAGCGCAAGAAACGCCCACTACGGCTAACGGAAGCGGGGCAAGAGTTCCTTAAAGAAGCACGTTTAATTCTGGCTCAAGTTGACCGTGCTATTGAGACAGCCACACTCGCTAGTCAGGGTCAGATTGGACAATTAATAGTTGGATTTAATAGTTCAGTTTCCAATAGTGTTCTCCCAGATATTTTGATAGCGTTTCGCACTCGCTTCCCAAACGTCAAACTTGTTTTACAAGAACGTACTGCCTACAGTTTAATTAAGGGACTGGAAACTCAACAGATTGATATTGGTTTGATGCACTGGTCAGCTTTGAATCACCAAGATATAGGATTATGTGTTGAACCAATTAAGGAAGAGTCTTTAGTTTTGGTTTTACCGTCAAGCCATCCCTTGGCTGCTCAGACAGAAATTTCCTTACAATCTCTTGCTAACGAATCCTTTATCCTACCACCCTCCCATATGTCCTATAGTTTGCATCAGCAAATTGTCAGTTTATGTCAGCAAATCGGTTTCATTCCCAAGGTGACACAAGAAGCTACTTTAATGTTGACAATCCTCAACTTAGTTGCTGGAGGGATTGGAATCAGTTTATTACCTGCCAATGTGCAAACTATAGAGCGTAAAGGAGTTGTTTACCGAACGATTCAAGAACAGACACCAATGCTCAAGATTGTAGCTGCTTGGCGCTCTGATAATTTGTCGATTGTCTTATCCGAATTTTTAGCAGCCTGTCGCTTAATTCAACATGGGATTTAA
- a CDS encoding aspartoacylase: MSYPLIKKAVIVGGTHGNEITGVFLVRKYEQFPDLIGRSSFETSTLLANSQAIEAGQRYIDADLNRCFKSQDLQNPKLVNYEQLLAKQIAIKIEQSNIDLIIDLHSTTSHMGLTVILYNNHPYLLSLTAYLSAINPLVKVLQYPANQDHPYLRSLCELGLAIEVGPVAQGTLNAELFLQTEALISSILDFIELFNQKKTPTFPKTFTRYQQVKAVDYPRNEQEQIRAMIHPQLQFKDYQPLNTGDPIFLTFEGKTITYEGQSTVYPVFINEAAYYEKGIAMYLTQKEQVFLNAESFTLVSEGA; encoded by the coding sequence ATGTCTTATCCATTAATTAAAAAAGCTGTAATTGTAGGCGGAACTCATGGAAATGAGATTACAGGAGTATTTTTAGTCAGAAAGTATGAACAATTTCCTGATTTAATTGGGCGTAGCAGCTTTGAAACATCGACTTTACTAGCAAATTCTCAAGCTATTGAAGCAGGGCAGCGGTATATAGATGCTGACCTCAATCGCTGCTTTAAATCTCAAGACTTGCAAAACCCGAAACTGGTTAATTATGAACAACTACTAGCTAAACAAATAGCTATTAAAATTGAGCAGTCAAACATTGATTTAATTATTGATTTGCATAGTACAACATCTCACATGGGCTTGACAGTTATTTTATATAACAATCACCCATACTTGTTAAGTTTAACTGCTTATTTGAGTGCAATTAATCCTTTAGTCAAAGTTTTGCAATACCCAGCTAATCAAGACCATCCTTACCTAAGAAGTCTTTGTGAATTGGGATTGGCTATTGAAGTGGGCCCAGTAGCTCAAGGGACTCTCAATGCGGAATTGTTTTTGCAAACAGAAGCTTTGATTAGTTCAATTCTCGATTTTATCGAACTCTTTAATCAGAAAAAAACACCAACATTCCCGAAAACGTTCACCCGATACCAACAAGTGAAAGCTGTAGATTATCCCAGAAATGAACAAGAGCAAATAAGAGCGATGATTCACCCACAACTACAGTTTAAAGATTATCAACCTCTCAATACTGGTGACCCAATTTTCTTAACTTTTGAGGGCAAAACTATTACTTATGAGGGACAATCAACAGTTTATCCAGTATTCATCAATGAAGCAGCCTATTACGAGAAGGGTATTGCCATGTATCTGACTCAGAAAGAACAAGTTTTTTTAAACGCGGAAAGTTTTACTCTGGTATCTGAGGGGGCGTGA